Proteins encoded together in one Anopheles darlingi chromosome 3, idAnoDarlMG_H_01, whole genome shotgun sequence window:
- the LOC125955776 gene encoding LITAF domain-containing protein-like translates to MSKDGPPPYGFVLPQSAPPSYAQAVGGVPPSAPFTPQAPVLTGAQIVTTVVPIGPQSTHMICPSCHAEVNTQTTTSPGMIAYVSGFLIALVGCWLGCCLIPCCIDECMDVHHTCPHCKAYLGRHRR, encoded by the exons ATGAGTAAAGACGGACCGCCACCGTACGGGTTCGTGCTGCCTCAGTCAGCACCACCGAGCTATGCCCAGGCAGTAGGAGGTGTCCCACCTTCCGCGCCCTTCACGCCACAGGCACCGGTACTGACCGGGGCGCAGATTGTGACCACGGTGGTACCGATAGGGCCCCAGTCGACGCACATGATATGCCCTAGCTGCCATGCGGAGgttaacacacaaacaaccacTTCTCCGGGAATGATTGCTTACGTTTCGGGCTTTTTGATTGCGCTCGTTGG GTGCTGGCTCGGTTGCTGCCTAATACCATGCTGCATTGACGAATGTATGGACGTACACCATACTTGTCCTCATTGTAAGGCCTATCTAGGACGACATCGCCGATAA